Proteins encoded by one window of Pseudomonas coleopterorum:
- a CDS encoding TcfC E-set like domain-containing protein has translation MTPYAASIFLGSRALALFLLLSASAAASAQQLASQQGILSQAQGLPSDFSEHFFDVPLAVRVELDGRLLGEALVMLDRQERVQLIEFTASEDSAEPDHLRQRWADYLAEGQPLGNCEQNCTHDLVALHYSLNNSQLSILTRTAEYDDQEQRFYALPEQGSRGLILRNQVNISAGETEQTGRYAVQGQGSIGQWTTMAQAQADRSRDNEPGTRHRIDQLYAERLQERHFYRLGYFTPGAQGLVRQPRLLGDTPDTALGIMYGTSDSLAVANASPSATPIYVTPNRPGVVEIYRSGVLINSQPVQPGLQTIDTKVLPGGIYDVEVRLIEDGQVTSSNEAFIYKPSNWSDPDQPWRYNLYLGQRRTLLSNWDSDDQRSLSAGMLFNYLAHSRVVLGGSLQRVGGYDQYGSSIDWDASDRLKLYANLFQTQAHGHGYDLQALWTYDGGNLVLGRNQSWQQFPRQRGQRERPPGQDVIQTSLSWLHRLNARISTTTRVAQADGLYGGTSFDLGLTYHGKLLGSDANWRTSVFDHPGNPGTNGARNRGVNFTLSMSLGENGRRLSGTLGTRTARDGSRDQNVSLTYQQSIAHHTLHNVAATVTGDRYGTGLAGNVQFRNNAVYGDAYLQSSSYDNNLSGGLNLESTVALGGGKAAVSGNFQAYEAGMIVDVESDISDLTLRADDHNGASAPLRPGRNIIPVSAYRPGHVLFDFQGQDAQAAVIQPATVSYHLNRGGVNYQQIRVMRTVTVLGRLLDVRGEPIKGALVINHASRSLTETDGFFAVEMSESTPTLEVRQSGGRLCFLKLDGKHATRENEILLVGDQQCSPDSLAAANTLDGGAG, from the coding sequence ATGACACCATATGCCGCATCGATATTTCTCGGGAGCCGGGCTCTGGCCCTGTTCTTGTTGCTGTCTGCATCTGCGGCCGCATCGGCTCAACAACTCGCCAGTCAGCAAGGAATCCTGAGTCAGGCACAAGGCTTGCCAAGTGATTTCAGTGAACACTTCTTCGATGTCCCCCTGGCGGTACGCGTCGAACTGGACGGACGCCTGCTGGGCGAAGCGCTGGTCATGCTTGATCGTCAAGAGCGAGTACAGTTGATCGAGTTCACCGCCAGCGAAGACAGCGCCGAACCCGACCACCTGCGGCAACGCTGGGCGGACTATCTCGCCGAAGGCCAACCCTTGGGCAACTGCGAACAGAACTGCACCCATGACCTGGTCGCATTGCACTACAGCCTGAATAATTCGCAATTGTCGATTCTGACCCGTACCGCCGAATACGATGACCAAGAGCAGCGTTTCTACGCATTGCCTGAACAGGGCAGTCGCGGTCTCATCTTGCGTAACCAGGTGAACATTTCGGCAGGCGAAACCGAGCAGACCGGTCGTTATGCCGTGCAAGGTCAAGGCAGCATAGGTCAATGGACGACAATGGCTCAGGCTCAGGCCGATCGCAGCCGCGACAATGAGCCTGGCACCCGTCACCGTATCGATCAGCTCTATGCCGAGCGCCTGCAAGAGCGCCACTTCTACCGGCTGGGCTATTTCACCCCCGGGGCTCAAGGCCTGGTGCGCCAGCCACGGCTGCTTGGCGACACACCCGACACAGCACTGGGGATCATGTATGGCACCAGTGACAGTCTGGCCGTGGCTAATGCCAGCCCCAGCGCAACCCCTATCTATGTCACGCCCAACCGCCCGGGCGTGGTCGAGATCTATCGCAGCGGGGTCTTGATCAATAGCCAGCCGGTTCAGCCTGGCTTGCAGACCATCGACACCAAAGTACTGCCCGGCGGTATCTACGATGTGGAAGTGCGCCTGATCGAAGACGGCCAGGTCACCTCCAGCAACGAAGCGTTCATCTACAAGCCTTCGAACTGGAGCGATCCCGACCAGCCGTGGCGCTACAACCTCTACCTGGGCCAGCGCCGGACACTGCTGAGCAACTGGGACAGCGATGATCAACGCAGCCTGAGCGCGGGCATGCTGTTCAACTACTTGGCCCATTCAAGGGTCGTGCTGGGCGGATCGCTGCAACGGGTAGGTGGCTATGACCAATACGGTAGCTCCATCGACTGGGACGCGAGCGACCGCCTCAAGCTGTACGCCAACCTCTTCCAGACCCAGGCACACGGCCACGGTTATGACTTGCAGGCGCTGTGGACATACGACGGCGGCAACCTGGTCCTGGGTCGCAACCAGAGCTGGCAACAATTTCCACGCCAGCGCGGGCAGCGCGAAAGACCACCGGGACAGGACGTCATCCAGACTTCGCTGTCCTGGCTGCATCGTCTCAACGCCCGTATCAGCACCACCACTCGCGTGGCCCAAGCCGATGGCCTGTATGGCGGCACCTCGTTTGACCTGGGCTTGACCTACCACGGCAAACTGCTGGGTTCGGATGCCAATTGGCGCACCTCGGTGTTCGACCATCCTGGCAACCCTGGAACCAACGGGGCCCGCAATCGCGGTGTCAACTTCACCTTGAGCATGAGCCTGGGTGAAAACGGGCGGCGTCTTTCGGGCACCCTGGGCACACGCACTGCCCGCGACGGCAGCCGCGACCAGAACGTGTCGCTGACCTACCAGCAAAGTATTGCGCACCACACGCTGCACAATGTTGCGGCAACCGTCACCGGGGACCGCTACGGCACCGGCCTGGCGGGCAATGTGCAATTCCGGAACAACGCAGTGTACGGCGATGCCTACCTGCAAAGCTCTTCCTACGACAACAATCTGAGCGGTGGCCTCAATCTGGAAAGCACCGTGGCACTGGGTGGCGGCAAGGCGGCGGTCAGTGGCAACTTTCAAGCCTACGAAGCCGGCATGATCGTGGACGTGGAATCGGACATCAGCGATCTGACGCTACGGGCCGATGACCATAACGGCGCCAGCGCTCCGCTCAGGCCTGGACGCAACATCATTCCGGTCAGCGCTTATCGCCCGGGCCACGTGCTCTTCGATTTCCAGGGACAGGACGCCCAGGCAGCGGTCATCCAGCCCGCTACTGTGAGCTATCACCTGAACCGCGGCGGCGTGAATTATCAACAGATCCGAGTAATGCGTACCGTGACCGTGCTGGGTCGCCTGCTGGATGTCCGCGGTGAGCCTATCAAGGGCGCTCTGGTCATCAATCACGCCAGCCGCAGCCTGACTGAAACCGACGGTTTCTTCGCGGTGGAAATGAGCGAATCCACGCCTACTTTGGAAGTCCGCCAGAGTGGCGGTCGACTGTGTTTTCTCAAGCTTGATGGAAAACATGCCACGCGGGAGAACGAGATCCTGCTGGTGGGCGATCAACAATGCAGCCCGGACAGTCTGGCTGCGGCCAATACGCTGGACGGAGGTGCGGGATGA
- a CDS encoding CS1 type fimbrial major subunit, giving the protein MKASILALPAALLFAGAALADQRIDHTVTVTATVPVERFYVEPLGGNWMNDPQNMSYRPVDGTLEPIRKQLSVKSTSGAIKAKLMNAASMTSGANTIALNVSVGGKTLGTAAAGEIVASVDDAKNGTVIDFQVSAVKPAGAFVPGSYQGLVNVIFETPDPA; this is encoded by the coding sequence ATGAAAGCCTCAATTCTTGCACTGCCAGCAGCCCTGTTGTTCGCCGGCGCGGCCCTGGCCGATCAGCGTATCGACCATACCGTGACCGTGACCGCGACCGTACCCGTTGAACGTTTCTACGTCGAACCGCTGGGCGGCAACTGGATGAACGACCCACAGAACATGAGCTACCGCCCTGTGGATGGGACGTTGGAGCCTATCCGCAAGCAGTTGTCGGTCAAGAGCACCAGCGGCGCCATCAAGGCCAAGCTGATGAACGCTGCTTCCATGACCAGTGGCGCCAACACCATCGCGCTGAACGTCAGTGTGGGCGGAAAGACCCTGGGCACCGCCGCTGCAGGCGAGATCGTCGCCAGCGTCGACGACGCCAAGAACGGCACCGTGATCGACTTTCAGGTCAGCGCGGTCAAGCCGGCAGGCGCTTTCGTACCGGGCAGCTACCAGGGTCTGGTCAATGTGATTTTCGAAACACCTGATCCAGCCTGA
- the moaC gene encoding cyclic pyranopterin monophosphate synthase MoaC, giving the protein MLTHLDSQGRAHMVDVTEKAVTSREAVAEARVRMLPPTLRMIVDGEHPKGDVFAVARIAGIQAAKKTSDLIPLCHPLMLTGVKVELVADGEDSVLITARCKLAGQTGVEMEALTAASVAALTIYDMCKAVDRGMVIEQVRLLEKQGGKSGHFKADAS; this is encoded by the coding sequence GTGCTGACCCATCTCGATTCCCAAGGCCGCGCGCACATGGTGGACGTCACCGAGAAGGCCGTCACTTCTCGCGAAGCCGTGGCCGAGGCACGTGTCCGTATGCTGCCACCGACCTTGCGCATGATCGTCGACGGTGAGCATCCCAAAGGCGATGTGTTTGCCGTGGCGCGCATCGCCGGTATCCAGGCGGCGAAGAAAACCAGTGATCTCATTCCTCTGTGCCACCCGCTGATGCTGACCGGCGTGAAGGTCGAGTTGGTGGCCGATGGCGAGGACAGCGTGCTGATCACCGCGCGCTGCAAGCTGGCCGGGCAGACCGGGGTGGAAATGGAGGCCCTGACGGCGGCGAGTGTTGCAGCTCTGACGATCTACGACATGTGCAAGGCAGTGGATCGCGGCATGGTCATCGAGCAGGTGCGCCTGCTGGAGAAGCAGGGTGGCAAGAGTGGGCATTTCAAGGCGGACGCCTCATGA
- a CDS encoding MoaD/ThiS family protein, with amino-acid sequence MSYTVLYFARYRELLGVGKEVVTGEFASVDALREFLILRGDREILGEKGLMCARNQEMCALSEPLFDGDEVAFFPTVTGG; translated from the coding sequence ATGAGTTACACGGTGCTGTATTTCGCCCGCTATCGCGAGTTGCTGGGCGTCGGCAAGGAAGTGGTCACCGGCGAGTTCGCCAGTGTCGATGCCTTGCGCGAATTCCTCATTCTGCGTGGGGATCGCGAGATTCTTGGGGAGAAGGGCCTGATGTGCGCCCGCAATCAGGAGATGTGTGCACTGAGCGAGCCCCTGTTCGATGGCGATGAAGTCGCGTTCTTTCCAACCGTGACCGGAGGCTGA
- the moaE gene encoding molybdopterin synthase catalytic subunit MoaE, whose amino-acid sequence MSVRVQHEPFDPGVELNALHQVNTGVGAVVGFVGYVRDFNDGLEVRGMLLEHYPGMTEKALDKIVLEAAQRWPLLKLEILHRVGALEPGEPIVFVGVASAHRQAAFEACDFVMDYLKTRAPFWKKESTENGPRWVQGRESDEQAAQRWE is encoded by the coding sequence ATGAGCGTTCGCGTGCAGCATGAGCCGTTCGACCCGGGCGTTGAGCTCAATGCCTTGCATCAGGTCAATACCGGGGTGGGTGCAGTGGTTGGTTTCGTTGGCTACGTGCGCGATTTCAATGACGGACTCGAAGTGCGCGGGATGTTGCTGGAACACTACCCGGGCATGACCGAGAAGGCCTTGGACAAGATCGTTCTGGAAGCAGCGCAGCGTTGGCCGTTGCTGAAACTGGAGATCCTGCACCGTGTCGGTGCGCTGGAACCGGGTGAGCCGATCGTGTTCGTCGGTGTGGCCAGCGCTCATCGTCAGGCGGCGTTCGAGGCCTGCGACTTCGTCATGGACTATCTCAAGACCCGAGCGCCGTTCTGGAAAAAGGAAAGCACCGAGAATGGTCCACGCTGGGTGCAGGGACGCGAAAGCGACGAGCAGGCGGCGCAGCGCTGGGAATGA
- the rhlB gene encoding ATP-dependent RNA helicase RhlB produces MLKALKKMFGKSDAQPLAADTGATRALPVDTEESTPPATVAVAPAASPEPAAAAAPIIVETPRRPRPPKPVAPAWNRADFQVAPQEGKTRFHDFALTDELMHAIHDLGFPYCTPIQAQVLGYTLKGRDAIGRAQTGTGKTAAFLVSIISQLQQTPAPKERFMGEPRALIIAPTRELVVQIAKDAAGLTKYTGLNVMTFVGGMDFDKQLKQLEARHCDILVATPGRLLDFNQRGEVHLDMVEVMVLDEADRMLDMGFIPQVRQIIRQTPPKQERQTLLFSATFTEDVMNLAQQWTTDPAIVEIEPENVASETVEQHVYAVAGSDKYTLLYNLVTGNDWERVIVFANRKDEVRRIEERLVRDGVNAAQLSGDVPQHKRIKTLEGFREGKIRVLVATDVAGRGIHIDGISHVINFTLPEVPDDYVHRIGRTGRAGTSGVSISFAGEDDSYQLPSIEALLGRKINFEMPSAELLKPVERKRS; encoded by the coding sequence GTGCTCAAAGCACTCAAGAAGATGTTTGGCAAGAGCGACGCACAGCCGCTTGCTGCCGACACTGGCGCCACCCGCGCGCTACCCGTCGACACTGAAGAATCGACCCCGCCGGCCACTGTGGCGGTTGCACCGGCCGCCAGCCCTGAACCGGCAGCAGCCGCTGCACCCATCATCGTCGAAACGCCCCGCCGCCCTCGCCCGCCCAAGCCTGTGGCACCGGCCTGGAACCGCGCCGACTTTCAGGTCGCCCCGCAGGAAGGCAAGACCCGCTTCCACGACTTCGCGCTCACCGACGAGCTGATGCACGCCATCCACGACCTCGGTTTCCCCTATTGCACGCCGATCCAGGCGCAGGTGCTGGGTTATACCCTCAAGGGCCGCGACGCCATCGGCCGTGCCCAGACCGGCACCGGCAAGACTGCCGCCTTCCTCGTCTCGATCATCTCTCAGTTGCAGCAGACGCCTGCGCCCAAGGAGCGCTTCATGGGCGAGCCGCGCGCGCTGATCATCGCGCCCACCCGCGAGCTGGTGGTACAGATCGCCAAGGATGCCGCAGGCCTGACCAAGTACACCGGCCTGAACGTAATGACCTTCGTCGGCGGCATGGACTTCGACAAGCAGCTCAAGCAGCTCGAAGCCCGTCACTGCGACATCCTGGTCGCCACCCCCGGTCGCCTGCTGGACTTCAACCAGCGCGGCGAAGTGCACCTGGACATGGTCGAAGTGATGGTGCTCGATGAAGCCGACCGCATGCTCGACATGGGCTTCATCCCCCAGGTGCGTCAGATCATTCGCCAGACCCCGCCCAAGCAGGAGCGCCAGACCCTGCTGTTCTCGGCCACCTTCACCGAAGACGTGATGAACCTGGCCCAGCAGTGGACCACCGACCCGGCCATCGTCGAGATCGAACCTGAGAACGTCGCCAGCGAAACCGTCGAGCAACACGTATACGCCGTCGCCGGCAGCGACAAGTACACGCTGCTGTACAACCTGGTCACCGGTAACGATTGGGAGCGCGTGATCGTGTTTGCCAACCGCAAGGACGAAGTACGCCGCATCGAAGAGCGCCTGGTGCGCGACGGCGTGAATGCTGCGCAGCTGTCCGGAGATGTGCCGCAGCACAAGCGCATCAAGACGCTGGAGGGGTTTCGCGAAGGCAAGATCCGCGTGCTGGTGGCCACCGATGTGGCAGGCCGCGGCATCCATATCGATGGCATCAGCCATGTGATCAATTTCACCCTGCCCGAAGTGCCGGATGACTATGTTCATCGCATCGGTCGTACAGGGCGGGCCGGCACCAGTGGCGTGTCGATCAGCTTCGCAGGCGAAGACGACTCCTACCAACTGCCTTCCATCGAAGCGCTGCTGGGCCGCAAGATCAACTTCGAAATGCCATCAGCCGAGCTGCTCAAACCGGTGGAGCGCAAGCGCTCCTGA
- a CDS encoding alpha/beta hydrolase yields the protein MTDPLIIEPNHTADACVIWLHGLGADRYDFLPVAEALQQRLHSTRFVLPQAPTRAVTINGGYAMPSWYNIIAMSPARAIDQGQLEASAQMLCGLIEEQQASGIAPERIFIAGFSQGGAVILHTAYITWTGPLGGVLALSTYAPTFDEKVELAASQQRTPALCLHGQNDEVVINAMGRSAYEYLKGWGVDAAWREYPMGHQVLPQEIADIGDWLAQRLH from the coding sequence ATGACTGATCCCTTGATCATCGAACCGAACCACACCGCCGACGCCTGTGTCATCTGGCTGCACGGCCTGGGCGCAGATAGATATGACTTCCTGCCGGTAGCAGAAGCCCTGCAGCAACGCCTGCACAGCACGCGCTTCGTACTGCCCCAGGCGCCGACCCGCGCGGTCACCATCAATGGCGGCTACGCCATGCCCAGCTGGTACAACATCATTGCCATGAGTCCGGCACGGGCGATTGACCAGGGTCAGCTGGAAGCGTCTGCGCAGATGCTTTGCGGCCTGATCGAGGAGCAGCAGGCGAGCGGGATCGCGCCGGAGCGAATCTTCATCGCCGGGTTTTCCCAAGGTGGCGCGGTGATCCTGCACACGGCCTACATCACCTGGACAGGACCGTTGGGCGGGGTGCTGGCGCTGTCGACCTATGCGCCGACCTTCGACGAAAAAGTCGAATTGGCCGCGAGCCAGCAGCGCACCCCGGCACTCTGCCTGCATGGGCAGAACGACGAGGTGGTGATCAATGCCATGGGTCGCAGTGCCTATGAATACCTCAAAGGCTGGGGCGTGGACGCAGCGTGGCGGGAATACCCCATGGGTCACCAAGTGTTACCGCAAGAGATCGCGGACATCGGCGACTGGTTGGCGCAGCGGTTGCACTGA
- a CDS encoding amino acid ABC transporter substrate-binding protein — translation MKMLKSTLAVLTAATVLGVSSFAQAGATLDAIQKKGFVQCGVSDGLPGFSVPDASGKIVGIDADVCRAVAAAVFGDATKVKFSQLNAKERFTALQSGEIDILSRNTTWTSSRDAGMGMVFAGVTYYDGIGFLVNNKLGVKSAKELDGATICIQAGTTTELNVSDYFRGNGLKYTPITFDTSDESAKSLEGGRCDVLTSDKSQLFAQRSKLAAPNDYIVLPETISKEPLGPVVRRGDEDWLAIVKWTLFAQLNAEEAGVTSKNVEAEAKSTKNPDVARLLGADGEYGKDLKLPKDWVVQIVKQVGNYGEMFERNLGANTPLKIDRGQNALWNAGGIQYAPPVR, via the coding sequence ATGAAGATGTTGAAATCCACCCTGGCTGTACTGACCGCTGCGACCGTTCTGGGCGTGAGCAGCTTCGCTCAGGCGGGTGCCACTCTGGACGCCATCCAGAAGAAAGGTTTCGTACAGTGCGGCGTCTCCGACGGCCTGCCGGGTTTCTCCGTTCCTGATGCTTCGGGCAAGATCGTTGGTATCGACGCCGACGTCTGCCGTGCCGTCGCTGCCGCCGTGTTCGGCGACGCCACCAAGGTCAAGTTCAGCCAGCTGAACGCCAAGGAGCGTTTCACCGCGTTGCAGTCCGGTGAAATCGACATCCTGTCGCGCAACACCACCTGGACCAGCTCCCGCGATGCGGGCATGGGCATGGTCTTCGCCGGCGTGACCTACTACGACGGCATCGGCTTCCTGGTGAACAACAAGCTGGGCGTGAAGAGCGCCAAGGAACTGGACGGTGCAACCATCTGCATCCAGGCCGGTACCACCACCGAACTGAACGTGTCCGACTACTTCCGCGGCAATGGCCTGAAGTACACCCCAATCACATTCGACACTTCCGACGAAAGCGCCAAGTCCCTGGAAGGCGGCCGTTGCGACGTACTGACCTCCGACAAGTCGCAGCTGTTCGCCCAGCGCAGCAAGCTGGCCGCACCGAACGACTATATCGTGCTGCCGGAAACCATTTCCAAGGAGCCTTTGGGCCCAGTGGTACGCCGTGGCGATGAAGACTGGCTGGCAATCGTCAAGTGGACCCTGTTCGCTCAGCTCAACGCCGAAGAAGCGGGCGTGACCTCGAAGAACGTCGAAGCCGAAGCCAAGTCGACCAAGAACCCGGACGTGGCTCGTCTGCTGGGCGCCGATGGCGAATACGGCAAGGACCTGAAACTGCCGAAGGACTGGGTGGTACAGATCGTCAAGCAGGTCGGCAACTACGGTGAAATGTTCGAGCGCAACCTGGGCGCGAACACCCCGCTGAAGATCGACCGTGGCCAGAACGCTCTGTGGAACGCTGGCGGTATCCAGTACGCACCACCCGTACGCTGA
- a CDS encoding amino acid ABC transporter permease, translated as MQNQIGAPKQGLSLTDPRVRAWLFQIITIVAVVGLGWFLFNNTQTNLQHRGITSGFDFLERSAGFGIAQHLIDYTESDSYARVFVIGLLNTLLVSIIGIILATLLGFVIGVARLSPNFMINKLATIYIEVFRNIPPLLQILFWYFAVFLTLPGPRAAHGFMDSFYVSSRGLNMPAALAAPGFWPFVISVILAIVGIVLMSKWATKRFEATGEPFHKFWVGLAILIVVPALCSLIFGAPVHWEKPELKGFNFVGGWVLIPELLALTLALTVYTAAFIAEIVRSGIKSVSHGQTEAAHSLGLRNGPTLRKVIIPQALRVIIPPLTSQYLNLAKNSSLAAGIGYPEMVSLFAGTVLNQTGQAIEVIAITMSVYLAISISISLLMNWYNKRIALIER; from the coding sequence ATGCAAAATCAAATCGGCGCACCCAAGCAGGGCCTGTCCCTGACTGATCCACGTGTGCGTGCGTGGCTTTTCCAGATCATCACCATTGTGGCGGTGGTCGGTTTGGGCTGGTTTCTGTTCAACAATACACAGACCAACCTGCAACACCGGGGCATCACTTCCGGTTTCGACTTTCTTGAACGCAGTGCCGGCTTCGGCATTGCCCAACACCTGATCGACTACACCGAATCGGACAGCTACGCGCGCGTGTTCGTGATCGGCCTGCTCAACACCCTGCTGGTGTCGATCATCGGCATCATCCTGGCAACCCTGCTGGGTTTCGTGATCGGTGTGGCTCGGCTGTCGCCCAACTTCATGATCAACAAGCTGGCGACGATCTATATCGAGGTATTCCGCAATATCCCGCCGCTGCTGCAGATCCTGTTCTGGTACTTCGCGGTGTTTCTGACGCTGCCTGGGCCGCGCGCCGCCCATGGCTTCATGGACAGCTTCTACGTCAGCAGCCGCGGCCTGAACATGCCGGCTGCCCTTGCTGCACCGGGCTTCTGGCCGTTCGTGATCAGCGTCATCCTGGCCATCGTCGGCATCGTGCTGATGTCCAAATGGGCCACCAAGCGCTTCGAAGCCACCGGCGAGCCGTTCCACAAGTTCTGGGTGGGCCTGGCGATTCTGATCGTCGTGCCGGCCCTGTGCTCGCTGATCTTCGGCGCTCCTGTGCATTGGGAAAAACCCGAGCTCAAGGGCTTCAACTTCGTCGGTGGCTGGGTATTGATCCCGGAACTGCTGGCCCTGACCCTGGCCCTGACCGTGTACACCGCGGCGTTCATCGCCGAGATCGTGCGTTCGGGCATCAAGTCGGTGAGCCACGGCCAGACCGAAGCGGCGCATTCCCTGGGGCTGCGCAACGGCCCGACCCTGCGCAAGGTGATCATCCCGCAGGCCCTGCGCGTGATCATTCCGCCACTGACCAGCCAATACCTGAACCTGGCGAAGAACTCGTCGCTGGCTGCCGGTATCGGTTACCCGGAAATGGTTTCGCTGTTCGCCGGTACCGTGCTCAACCAGACGGGGCAGGCGATCGAAGTCATTGCCATCACCATGAGCGTGTACCTGGCGATCAGTATCAGCATTTCCCTGCTGATGAACTGGTACAACAAGCGCATTGCGCTGATCGAACGGTGA
- a CDS encoding amino acid ABC transporter permease gives MTTHIFKPDQPPPSKVFGPVAWMRQNLFSSWLNTLLTLLSLYLIWLIVPPLLSWSIFDANWVGTTRADCTKEGACWVFIQQRFGQFMYGYYPPELRWRVDLTVWLAVLGVAPLFISRFKRKAVYGIGFLVLYPIIAYFLLHGGAFGMPNVATSQWGGLMLTLVIATVGIAGALPLGILLALGRRSKMPAVKVVCVTFIEFWRGVPLITVLFMSSVMLPLFLPEGMNFDKLLRALIGVILFQSAYVAEVVRGGMQAIPKGQYEAASAMALGYWRSMGLVILPQALKMVIPGIVNTFIALFKDTSLVIIIGLFDLLNSVKQAAADPAWLGMATEGYVFAALVFWIFCFGMSRYSMHLERKLDTGHKR, from the coding sequence ATGACGACCCATATTTTCAAACCCGACCAGCCACCACCGAGCAAAGTGTTCGGCCCGGTCGCGTGGATGCGCCAGAACCTGTTTTCCAGCTGGCTCAACACCCTGCTGACGCTGTTGTCGCTGTACCTGATCTGGCTGATCGTACCGCCGTTGTTGAGCTGGTCGATCTTCGACGCGAACTGGGTCGGCACCACCCGTGCCGACTGCACCAAGGAAGGCGCCTGCTGGGTGTTCATCCAGCAACGTTTCGGCCAGTTCATGTACGGCTATTACCCACCCGAGCTGCGCTGGCGCGTCGACCTGACCGTCTGGCTGGCGGTCCTGGGTGTGGCGCCGCTGTTCATCTCGCGATTCAAGCGCAAAGCCGTCTACGGCATCGGTTTCCTGGTGCTGTACCCGATCATCGCCTACTTCCTGCTGCACGGCGGGGCGTTCGGCATGCCTAACGTGGCCACCAGCCAGTGGGGCGGTCTGATGCTCACCCTGGTGATCGCCACTGTCGGCATTGCCGGTGCCTTGCCGTTGGGGATTCTGCTGGCCCTGGGCCGTCGCTCGAAAATGCCGGCGGTGAAGGTAGTCTGCGTGACCTTTATCGAGTTCTGGCGCGGCGTGCCGTTGATCACCGTGCTGTTCATGTCCTCGGTGATGCTGCCGCTGTTCCTGCCTGAAGGCATGAACTTCGACAAGCTGCTGCGTGCGCTGATCGGCGTGATCCTGTTCCAGTCGGCCTATGTCGCCGAAGTGGTGCGCGGTGGTATGCAGGCCATTCCCAAGGGGCAGTACGAGGCGGCTTCGGCCATGGCGCTGGGCTACTGGCGCAGCATGGGTCTGGTGATCCTGCCGCAGGCCCTGAAGATGGTCATTCCGGGCATCGTCAACACCTTCATTGCATTGTTCAAGGACACCAGCCTGGTGATCATCATCGGCCTGTTCGACCTGCTCAACAGCGTCAAGCAGGCGGCAGCCGACCCGGCGTGGCTGGGCATGGCGACCGAGGGCTACGTGTTCGCGGCCTTGGTGTTCTGGATCTTCTGTTTCGGTATGTCCCGCTACTCCATGCACCTGGAGCGCAAGCTGGACACTGGCCACAAGCGTTAG
- a CDS encoding amino acid ABC transporter ATP-binding protein translates to MSEAIKKPAGAPGIIQMQGVNKWYGQFHVLKDINLNVTQGERIVLCGPSGSGKSTTIRCLNRLEEHQQGTIIVDGVELTNDLKQIETVRREVGMVFQHFNLFPHLTILQNCTLAPMWVRKMPKRQAEEIAMHYLERVRIPEQAHKFPGQLSGGQQQRVAIARALCMKPKIMLFDEPTSALDPEMVKEVLDTMIGLAEDGMTMLCVTHEMGFARTVANRVIFMDKGEIVEQAAPNDFFDNPQSDRTRMFLSQILH, encoded by the coding sequence ATGAGTGAAGCGATCAAGAAACCGGCCGGCGCTCCGGGCATCATCCAGATGCAAGGCGTGAACAAGTGGTACGGCCAGTTCCACGTGCTAAAGGACATCAACCTGAACGTGACCCAAGGCGAGCGTATCGTGTTGTGCGGGCCTTCGGGTTCGGGCAAGTCGACCACCATTCGCTGCCTGAACCGGCTGGAAGAGCATCAGCAGGGCACCATCATCGTCGACGGCGTGGAGCTGACCAACGATCTCAAGCAGATCGAAACGGTACGTCGCGAAGTGGGCATGGTGTTTCAGCACTTCAACCTGTTCCCGCACCTGACCATCCTGCAGAACTGCACGCTGGCGCCGATGTGGGTGCGCAAGATGCCCAAGCGCCAGGCCGAGGAAATCGCCATGCATTACCTGGAGCGCGTACGCATTCCGGAGCAGGCGCACAAGTTTCCGGGTCAGTTGTCCGGTGGTCAGCAGCAGCGTGTGGCCATTGCGCGGGCGCTGTGCATGAAGCCCAAGATCATGCTGTTCGACGAACCGACTTCGGCGCTCGACCCGGAAATGGTCAAGGAAGTGCTCGACACCATGATCGGCCTGGCCGAGGATGGCATGACCATGCTCTGCGTGACTCACGAAATGGGCTTCGCCCGCACCGTGGCGAACCGGGTGATCTTCATGGACAAGGGGGAGATCGTCGAGCAGGCCGCACCGAACGACTTCTTCGACAACCCGCAGAGTGACCGGACGCGGATGTTCTTGAGCCAGATCCTGCACTGA